In one window of Tenacibaculum mesophilum DNA:
- a CDS encoding universal stress protein, whose protein sequence is MKKILVPTDFSKSSEYASKLASKIASKANSEVHLLHMVELPTGIVDMGAGTNFSIPESMLYIRKVRDRLLDYKKDFFPKIKNVKHAIRFQSPFEGIRDYSKKNSTDLIIMGSKGHTNLEEILIGSNTEKVVRNSEIPVIVTKKNNDSFTPKDIVFASSFKPKKNKAFERFLDFSNNFDCTIHLLKINTPQKFENSQDTNERIKKITDTYGLENYTINIYNDSSVEKGILHFANKINADIIALATHGRSGLSHIFNGSITKSLSKSAMRPMLTFKV, encoded by the coding sequence ATGAAAAAAATATTAGTACCTACTGATTTTTCGAAGTCTTCTGAATATGCTTCGAAACTAGCTTCTAAAATAGCTAGCAAAGCCAACAGTGAAGTACACTTACTTCATATGGTTGAACTTCCTACAGGAATCGTTGACATGGGGGCTGGAACTAACTTTAGTATTCCAGAAAGCATGTTATATATTAGAAAGGTTCGTGACAGACTCCTGGATTACAAAAAGGATTTTTTTCCTAAAATTAAAAATGTTAAACATGCTATCAGATTTCAAAGTCCATTTGAAGGTATTAGAGATTATTCTAAAAAAAACAGTACAGATTTAATCATTATGGGATCTAAAGGGCATACAAACCTTGAAGAAATCTTAATTGGGTCTAACACTGAAAAAGTTGTACGAAACTCTGAAATACCTGTCATTGTTACAAAAAAGAATAACGACAGTTTTACACCAAAAGATATCGTCTTTGCATCTAGCTTTAAACCTAAAAAAAATAAGGCTTTTGAACGATTTCTTGATTTTAGTAATAATTTTGATTGTACAATACATTTACTAAAAATAAACACTCCCCAGAAATTTGAAAACTCTCAAGACACTAACGAAAGAATTAAAAAAATTACAGACACATATGGTTTAGAAAATTACACTATTAATATTTACAATGACTCTTCTGTTGAGAAAGGAATTCTTCATTTTGCTAATAAAATTAACGCAGATATAATTGCTTTAGCTACGCATGGAAGAAGTGGCTTATCTCATATTTTTAATGGCAGCATTACTAAAAGCCTCTCTAAAAGTGCTATGCGACCAATGCTAACATTTAAAGTATAA
- a CDS encoding thymidine kinase, translated as MFLENTVNHTEQFGWIEVICGSMFSGKTEELIRRLKRAQFAKQRVEIFKPAVDTRYDEEEVVSHNKNSIRSTPVPASSNIRLLANDVDVIGIDEAQFFDDEIVAVCNDLANRGVRVIVAGLDMDFKGKPFGPMPALMATAEYVTKVHAVCTRTGNLAHYSYRKAQSEDLVFLGETQEYEPLSRAAYYKAMKEHETQNKKESTNE; from the coding sequence ATGTTTCTTGAAAATACAGTAAATCATACAGAACAATTTGGTTGGATTGAGGTAATTTGTGGCTCAATGTTTTCGGGGAAAACCGAAGAATTAATTCGTAGACTTAAACGTGCTCAGTTTGCTAAACAACGTGTTGAAATTTTCAAACCTGCAGTTGACACAAGATACGATGAGGAGGAAGTAGTTTCCCACAATAAAAACAGTATTCGTTCAACACCTGTTCCTGCATCTTCTAATATTAGATTATTAGCCAATGATGTTGATGTTATTGGAATAGACGAAGCCCAATTTTTTGACGATGAAATTGTAGCTGTTTGTAACGACTTAGCAAATAGAGGAGTTCGTGTTATCGTTGCAGGTTTGGACATGGATTTTAAAGGTAAACCTTTTGGACCAATGCCTGCGTTAATGGCTACTGCAGAATATGTTACTAAAGTACATGCCGTATGTACTCGCACAGGAAACTTAGCCCATTATAGTTATAGAAAAGCACAAAGTGAAGATCTAGTTTTTTTGGGCGAAACTCAAGAGTATGAACCACTAAGCAGAGCTGCTTATTACAAAGCCATGAAGGAACACGAAACACAAAATAAAAAAGAAAGCACTAATGAATAA
- a CDS encoding carboxymuconolactone decarboxylase family protein: MPLVTPLDPNHDAETKQLSDFYNETLGFCPNSVLTMQRRPEISKAFINLNKAVMANHGRVTSALKRMIAWVSSNATGCRYCQAHAIRAAERYGAEQEQLDNIWEYKTHSAFYDAERAALDFSLAASMVPNMVDEKIKEELYKYWDEGEIVEMLGVISLFGYLNRWNDSMGTSIEDGAVESGEQYLGKHGWEKGKHV, from the coding sequence ATGCCTTTAGTAACTCCTTTAGATCCGAATCATGATGCGGAAACGAAACAATTATCTGATTTTTATAATGAAACCTTAGGTTTTTGTCCGAATTCAGTGTTAACCATGCAACGACGACCAGAAATTTCCAAAGCATTTATCAATTTAAACAAAGCAGTAATGGCTAATCACGGTCGCGTAACTTCTGCTTTAAAACGGATGATTGCTTGGGTAAGTAGCAATGCTACAGGTTGTCGTTATTGTCAAGCACATGCAATTCGTGCTGCTGAGCGTTATGGTGCAGAACAAGAACAATTAGATAATATATGGGAATATAAAACACACTCTGCCTTTTATGATGCTGAACGTGCTGCGTTAGATTTTTCATTGGCAGCTTCTATGGTTCCAAATATGGTAGATGAAAAGATAAAAGAAGAATTGTATAAATATTGGGATGAAGGTGAAATAGTTGAAATGTTAGGTGTGATTTCTCTTTTCGGGTATTTAAATCGTTGGAATGATTCTATGGGAACAAGTATTGAAGATGGTGCGGTTGAAAGTGGTGAACAGTATTTAGGAAAACATGGTTGGGAGAAAGGAAAGCATGTGTAA
- the rimP gene encoding ribosome assembly cofactor RimP, giving the protein MNQERVRELLQEALEENKSLYLIDLQFLSDNKIKVIVDGDSGVPLSECIRISRNIEHNLDREEEDFSLEVTTPDIAHPIAVKRQYKKNINRILKVKTATEEFEGTLTEVTEETITLFWKAREPKPIGKGKHTVEKTKILAYQDIKEAKVKIIF; this is encoded by the coding sequence ATGAATCAAGAACGAGTTAGAGAATTATTACAAGAAGCCTTAGAAGAAAACAAATCTTTATATTTAATAGATTTACAATTCTTGTCGGATAACAAAATAAAGGTAATAGTAGATGGAGATTCAGGTGTGCCACTAAGTGAGTGTATTCGTATTAGTAGGAATATAGAGCATAATTTAGATAGAGAAGAAGAAGATTTTTCGTTAGAAGTGACAACACCAGATATTGCACATCCAATAGCTGTAAAACGTCAGTATAAAAAGAATATCAACCGAATTCTAAAAGTTAAAACAGCAACAGAAGAATTTGAAGGAACGTTAACTGAGGTAACAGAAGAGACCATTACCCTATTTTGGAAAGCAAGAGAGCCTAAGCCAATAGGTAAAGGAAAGCATACGGTAGAAAAAACAAAAATACTAGCGTATCAGGATATTAAAGAAGCAAAAGTGAAGATCATATTTTAA
- the nusA gene encoding transcription termination factor NusA, translating into MENIALIESFSEFKDNKSIDRVTLMSILEEVFRAALKRRFGSDENFDIIINPDKGDLEIWRNRVVVADGMSEDDNEEIELAEARKIEPDFEIGEDVSEEVKLVDLGRRAILALRQNLISKIHEHDSTNVFKQFKDLEGEIYSAEVHHIRHNAVILLDDEGNEIVLPKSEQIRSDFFRKGDAVRGVIKSVELRGNKPAIILSRTSPAFLVKLFEQEIPEVFDGLITIEGVARIPGDKAKIAVDSYDDRIDPVGACVGVKGSRIHGIVRELGNENIDVINYTKNEQLFVARALSPAKVTSVDIEMFDEEKNGKKGRVNVLLKPEEVSKAIGRAGVNIRLASELTGYEIDVQREGIEEEDVELTEFSDEIEAWVIEEFKKIGLDTAKSVLEKDVSMLVQRTDLEEETILDVQRILREEFED; encoded by the coding sequence ATGGAAAATATTGCGTTAATAGAATCATTTTCGGAGTTTAAAGATAATAAAAGTATAGACAGAGTAACATTAATGTCTATCTTAGAAGAAGTATTTCGTGCAGCCTTAAAGCGTAGGTTTGGGTCAGATGAGAATTTTGATATCATTATAAACCCTGATAAAGGAGATTTAGAGATTTGGAGAAATCGAGTGGTGGTGGCAGATGGAATGTCTGAAGATGATAATGAGGAAATAGAACTTGCAGAAGCAAGGAAAATTGAACCAGATTTTGAAATTGGAGAAGATGTTTCTGAAGAAGTAAAGCTAGTAGATTTAGGTAGACGTGCTATTTTAGCATTACGCCAAAACTTAATTTCTAAAATTCACGAGCACGATAGTACAAACGTTTTTAAACAATTTAAAGATTTAGAAGGAGAAATTTATAGTGCAGAAGTACACCATATTCGTCATAATGCTGTAATTTTGTTGGATGATGAAGGAAATGAGATTGTTTTACCAAAGAGTGAACAAATTCGTTCAGACTTCTTTAGAAAAGGAGATGCAGTTAGAGGAGTGATAAAATCTGTAGAGTTAAGAGGTAATAAACCCGCTATTATTTTATCAAGAACTTCACCAGCGTTCTTAGTGAAATTATTTGAACAAGAAATCCCTGAAGTTTTCGATGGTTTAATTACTATTGAAGGCGTAGCAAGGATTCCTGGAGATAAAGCAAAAATAGCAGTAGATTCTTACGATGATAGAATAGACCCTGTTGGAGCTTGTGTTGGTGTAAAAGGATCTCGTATTCACGGTATTGTTCGTGAATTAGGAAACGAAAATATTGATGTAATTAACTATACAAAGAACGAACAGTTATTTGTAGCAAGAGCCTTAAGTCCTGCAAAAGTAACTTCAGTAGACATTGAAATGTTTGATGAAGAAAAGAATGGTAAGAAAGGACGTGTTAATGTTTTGCTGAAACCAGAAGAAGTATCAAAAGCAATTGGTAGAGCTGGTGTAAATATTCGTTTAGCAAGTGAGTTGACAGGTTACGAAATTGACGTTCAAAGAGAAGGTATTGAAGAAGAAGATGTTGAATTAACAGAATTCTCTGATGAAATTGAAGCTTGGGTAATTGAAGAATTCAAGAAAATAGGTTTAGATACAGCAAAGAGTGTCTTGGAAAAAGATGTATCAATGTTAGTACAAAGAACAGATTTAGAGGAAGAAACAATTTTAGATGTTCAACGAATTTTAAGAGAAGAATTCGAAGATTAA
- the mscL gene encoding large-conductance mechanosensitive channel protein MscL: protein MLKEFKDFAMKGNLVDIAVGFVMGAAFKQVVTSFTGGIVSPLIGLIFKANFKDIKYVIKEGVTDEAGKVTGEVAIMYGEFLTNVIDFIIVAFVMFMVVKAVNAMKKKEEPAPEAPKGPSQEELLAEIRDLLKK from the coding sequence ATGCTCAAAGAGTTTAAAGACTTTGCAATGAAAGGAAATTTAGTAGACATTGCAGTAGGTTTTGTAATGGGTGCTGCTTTCAAACAAGTAGTAACCTCTTTCACTGGAGGAATTGTTTCTCCTTTAATAGGACTTATTTTTAAAGCTAATTTTAAGGACATAAAGTATGTAATTAAAGAAGGAGTAACTGATGAAGCTGGTAAAGTAACAGGCGAAGTTGCTATAATGTATGGTGAGTTTTTAACCAATGTTATTGATTTTATTATTGTAGCTTTTGTTATGTTTATGGTGGTAAAAGCAGTAAATGCTATGAAGAAAAAAGAAGAACCTGCTCCAGAAGCTCCAAAGGGACCTAGTCAAGAAGAACTATTAGCAGAAATTAGAGATTTACTAAAAAAGTAA
- the alr gene encoding alanine racemase: MNNNHVTVLEINTKAVLHNLAYFKQKLQPTTKILVVVKAFGYGSESTEIAKIVQDHVDYFAVAYSNEGMALREAGITTPILVLNPQIQNLKDIVKYRLEPNLYNFKIFDAFLKLADEEPLMNYPIHLKFNTGLNRVGFWHTDVPTIVAELKKSNNVKVESIFSHLAASEDLNEQEFTIGQINNFAYIVKQVYEHLGYQPMIHILNTSGIINYPQAQFDMVRLGIGLYGFGNDEQETTQLKNTHTLKSIISQINIVQPGETVGYNRAFVASQPTRSATIPIGHADGISRKLGNKNGFVFINNQPAPIIGNVCMDMIMVDVTKIDCNEGDEVIIFNHQQHVEYMAHKCETISYEILTALSQRIKRLVKS; this comes from the coding sequence ATGAATAACAATCATGTTACCGTATTAGAAATTAATACTAAAGCTGTACTACACAATTTAGCTTATTTTAAACAGAAGCTACAACCTACTACAAAAATTTTAGTTGTTGTCAAGGCTTTTGGTTACGGAAGTGAGTCTACTGAAATTGCTAAAATTGTACAAGACCATGTTGATTATTTTGCTGTTGCTTATTCTAATGAGGGAATGGCTTTACGTGAGGCTGGAATTACAACGCCTATCTTGGTTTTAAACCCTCAAATTCAAAACTTAAAAGATATTGTTAAATATCGCTTAGAGCCTAATCTATATAATTTTAAAATCTTCGATGCTTTTTTAAAACTTGCAGATGAAGAGCCTTTAATGAATTACCCTATTCATTTAAAATTTAACACAGGATTAAATAGAGTAGGCTTTTGGCATACTGACGTTCCAACTATTGTAGCAGAGCTAAAAAAATCAAACAATGTAAAAGTTGAATCTATATTTTCTCATTTAGCAGCTAGTGAAGATTTAAACGAACAAGAATTCACCATAGGTCAAATAAATAACTTTGCTTACATAGTAAAACAAGTTTATGAGCACTTAGGATACCAACCTATGATACATATCTTAAATACATCTGGTATTATCAATTATCCACAAGCTCAATTTGACATGGTTCGCCTAGGCATAGGTTTATATGGTTTTGGAAATGATGAACAAGAAACTACTCAACTTAAAAATACACATACGCTTAAATCTATAATTTCTCAAATCAATATAGTTCAACCAGGTGAAACAGTTGGATACAATAGAGCTTTTGTTGCTAGTCAACCTACGCGAAGCGCAACCATTCCTATAGGACATGCAGATGGTATATCAAGAAAACTAGGAAATAAAAATGGATTTGTGTTCATTAATAATCAACCAGCTCCTATCATTGGAAATGTTTGTATGGATATGATAATGGTTGATGTTACTAAAATTGATTGTAATGAAGGTGACGAGGTTATCATTTTCAACCATCAACAACACGTAGAATATATGGCTCATAAGTGTGAAACTATTTCGTATGAAATACTTACTGCCTTATCTCAACGTATAAAAAGATTGGTTAAGAGCTAA
- a CDS encoding glycosyltransferase family protein → MEQKYIFCMKWGTLYGAEYVNRLYSMVKRNLTYDFKMVCFTDDKKGIIGEIDCYEIPEMNIRTDIPERMWKKLTTLKEDLYGLKGTALFLDLDIVIVDNIDCFFEVDGTFRIIKDHSWRSWRITGNSSVYRFQIGKHGYVFNDFLEKFEEIRKIHRNEQEYLTHSINDRGYLEYWPKEWCPSFKYDCVSRFPLAFWKTPAIPKGAKIIIFHGEINPHKAIKGGRGKWYRYVKAAPWVEKYWK, encoded by the coding sequence ATGGAGCAGAAGTATATTTTTTGCATGAAGTGGGGTACATTGTACGGAGCAGAATATGTAAACCGATTATATTCGATGGTGAAACGAAATTTAACCTATGATTTTAAAATGGTTTGTTTTACTGATGATAAAAAAGGAATTATTGGAGAGATTGACTGTTATGAAATACCTGAAATGAATATTCGTACGGATATTCCAGAAAGAATGTGGAAGAAACTAACAACTTTAAAAGAAGATCTTTATGGTTTAAAAGGAACGGCTCTTTTTTTAGATTTAGATATAGTTATTGTTGATAATATCGATTGTTTTTTTGAAGTTGATGGAACTTTTAGAATAATTAAAGATCATAGTTGGAGAAGTTGGAGAATTACAGGAAATTCATCGGTATATAGATTTCAAATTGGGAAACATGGATATGTATTTAATGATTTTTTGGAGAAGTTTGAAGAAATAAGAAAAATACATAGGAATGAACAAGAGTATTTAACTCATAGTATTAATGATAGAGGGTATTTAGAATATTGGCCAAAAGAATGGTGCCCCAGTTTTAAATATGATTGTGTATCTAGATTTCCTTTAGCTTTTTGGAAAACACCAGCTATACCTAAGGGAGCAAAAATTATTATTTTTCATGGGGAAATTAACCCACATAAAGCAATAAAAGGTGGTAGAGGAAAATGGTATAGATATGTAAAAGCTGCTCCTTGGGTTGAGAAATATTGGAAATAA
- the recJ gene encoding single-stranded-DNA-specific exonuclease RecJ, translated as MRWTLKPQPDTIKVKQLAKELSIDTTLAKILVQRGIETFDEAKHFFRPSLSDLHDPFLMKDMEVAVQRIETAITNNENILVFGDYDVDGTTAVSLLSSYLKTIHPNIATYIPDRYEEGYGVSFQGIDFAEDNGFSLIVALDCGIKAIDKVAYATEKNIDFIICDHHKPGNEIPKAVAVLNPKQIDCNYPYDELCGCGVGFKLIQALASKRNQTIDDLIPYLDLVATAIAADIVPMTGENRVLAYHGLQVINSQPRNGIKAIIHQLQKKELTITDVVFIIAPRINAAGRMKHGNYAVELLTEMDFDSAVEFASAIEKFNSDRKELDKAITQEALLQIENNNEQEEYTTVVFDENWHKGVIGIVASRLTETYYRPTLVFTKSGEKLAASARSVKGFDVYNALEECSEFIEQFGGHKYAAGLTLLPEQYENFKNKFEEVVKATIDKDLLTPEITIDAELDLSEITPKFFRIVQQMAPFGPLNMKPIFTTSAVRDNGYGKQVGADKSHLKLNLIYGSDQKTYNAIGFGLGNKIAIAQNDFDIVYTLDENTWNGHTTIQLILKDLK; from the coding sequence ATGCGCTGGACATTAAAACCGCAACCAGACACTATTAAAGTAAAACAATTAGCCAAAGAACTATCTATCGACACAACCTTGGCTAAAATTTTAGTACAACGTGGTATTGAAACCTTTGATGAAGCAAAACATTTTTTTCGTCCTTCATTGAGTGATTTACATGATCCTTTTTTAATGAAAGATATGGAAGTTGCTGTACAGCGTATAGAAACTGCTATTACTAATAACGAAAATATTTTAGTTTTTGGCGATTACGATGTTGACGGAACTACCGCTGTTTCTTTGCTATCTTCTTACCTAAAAACAATTCATCCTAATATTGCAACCTATATTCCTGATCGATATGAAGAAGGATATGGTGTTTCTTTTCAAGGAATTGATTTCGCTGAAGATAATGGTTTTTCACTTATCGTAGCTTTAGACTGCGGAATTAAAGCTATTGATAAAGTTGCCTATGCTACTGAAAAAAATATTGATTTTATTATTTGTGACCACCACAAACCTGGAAATGAAATTCCTAAAGCAGTTGCTGTTTTAAATCCTAAGCAAATAGATTGTAACTATCCATATGATGAACTGTGTGGCTGTGGTGTTGGTTTTAAATTAATTCAAGCATTAGCTTCAAAAAGAAATCAAACAATTGACGATTTAATTCCATATTTAGATTTAGTAGCTACTGCAATTGCAGCTGATATTGTTCCGATGACTGGCGAAAATAGAGTATTAGCGTATCACGGATTACAAGTCATCAATTCACAACCCAGAAATGGTATTAAGGCTATTATTCATCAGTTACAAAAAAAAGAACTCACTATTACCGATGTTGTTTTCATAATCGCTCCGCGGATAAATGCTGCTGGGAGAATGAAACACGGAAACTACGCTGTTGAATTGTTAACCGAAATGGATTTTGATTCAGCAGTTGAATTTGCTTCTGCAATTGAAAAGTTCAATTCTGACAGAAAAGAACTGGACAAAGCAATTACACAAGAAGCCTTACTTCAAATTGAAAATAACAACGAGCAAGAGGAATACACCACAGTAGTTTTTGATGAAAATTGGCACAAAGGAGTCATTGGTATTGTAGCTTCTCGTTTAACTGAAACTTACTACAGACCTACCTTGGTTTTTACTAAAAGTGGTGAAAAATTAGCTGCCTCAGCTCGCTCTGTAAAAGGATTTGATGTATATAATGCTTTAGAAGAATGCTCAGAATTTATTGAACAATTTGGTGGACATAAATATGCAGCGGGTTTAACGCTCTTACCCGAACAATATGAAAATTTTAAAAACAAGTTTGAAGAAGTAGTGAAAGCCACTATTGATAAAGACTTGTTAACTCCAGAAATCACTATTGATGCTGAGCTTGACCTATCAGAAATTACACCTAAGTTTTTCCGTATAGTCCAACAAATGGCACCTTTTGGTCCGCTAAACATGAAACCAATTTTTACTACTTCAGCAGTAAGAGATAATGGATATGGTAAACAAGTTGGCGCAGACAAAAGTCATTTAAAATTAAACCTTATTTATGGTTCAGACCAAAAAACATATAATGCCATAGGTTTTGGTCTAGGAAATAAAATAGCCATCGCTCAAAACGATTTTGACATTGTATATACTTTAGATGAAAACACATGGAACGGACACACAACTATACAATTGATTTTAAAAGACTTAAAATAG
- a CDS encoding OsmC family protein, with the protein MATNTVTTVWKENMQFESDNPSGHSIVIDTSEEHGGNNSGLRPKAMMLSSLAGCSGLDIVPMLEKMRVKIDDFKIVVTGELTEEHPKYYHKVLVDYHFYGSDLDEKKINKAVDLSIEKYCGVMEMFRKFADVTTAIHLHNN; encoded by the coding sequence ATGGCAACAAACACAGTTACAACCGTTTGGAAAGAAAACATGCAATTTGAAAGTGACAACCCTAGTGGACACTCAATAGTTATTGATACTTCTGAAGAGCATGGTGGCAATAATTCTGGATTACGACCTAAAGCTATGATGCTTTCATCGTTAGCAGGCTGTTCTGGTTTAGATATCGTACCTATGCTAGAAAAAATGCGTGTAAAAATTGATGATTTTAAAATTGTTGTTACTGGTGAATTAACTGAAGAACACCCAAAATATTATCATAAAGTTTTAGTGGATTATCATTTTTACGGAAGTGATTTAGACGAGAAAAAAATTAACAAAGCAGTAGATTTATCGATAGAGAAATACTGTGGTGTTATGGAAATGTTTAGAAAATTTGCTGATGTAACTACCGCTATTCATTTACATAATAACTAA